Proteins encoded together in one Fusobacterium perfoetens window:
- a CDS encoding transporter substrate-binding domain-containing protein, translated as MKKGIKLLIAGMLILTIGGCKSENSLEQKLDTNKIYKIGTTAEYPPFETLENGKIVGYDVDVIDEIAKKIGIKYECKDMNFDGLISALQSQKIDGGLSCLSLRF; from the coding sequence ATGAAAAAAGGAATTAAATTATTAATAGCAGGAATGTTAATACTAACAATAGGGGGGTGTAAATCAGAAAATAGTTTAGAGCAAAAATTAGATACTAATAAAATATATAAAATTGGAACTACTGCTGAATATCCACCTTTTGAAACTTTAGAAAATGGAAAAATTGTAGGATATGATGTCGATGTTATTGATGAAATAGCTAAAAAAATAGGGATAAAATATGAATGTAAGGATATGAATTTTGATGGACTTATATCAGCTTTACAATCTCAAAAAATAGATGGTGGACTAAGTTGTCTTTCATTAAGATTTTAA